In Candidatus Tanganyikabacteria bacterium, the following proteins share a genomic window:
- a CDS encoding cytochrome C oxidase subunit II codes for MPIAPPLHRNWWDVPVGVHEKLWIGLVVATGLGLFVMMPVWHVYGAQNSSATSYRVNPDAYFEKVNRWVQAAPQTDAGIKVTGTDVYLVAMRYAWFPTSAVLETGVPYKIHLSSKDVNHGFSIHRAGHPAQKANFQVVPGYQYVLEMTFKEPGTYNIVCQEYCGIGHQAMVGKFEVQKGQ; via the coding sequence ATGCCCATTGCGCCGCCCCTGCACCGCAACTGGTGGGACGTCCCCGTGGGCGTCCACGAGAAACTCTGGATCGGGCTCGTGGTCGCCACCGGCCTCGGCCTCTTCGTCATGATGCCGGTCTGGCACGTGTACGGAGCCCAGAACTCCAGCGCGACCAGCTATCGCGTCAACCCCGACGCCTACTTCGAGAAGGTCAACCGCTGGGTGCAGGCCGCGCCGCAGACCGACGCCGGCATCAAGGTGACCGGCACCGACGTGTACCTCGTGGCGATGCGCTACGCCTGGTTCCCCACCTCGGCGGTGCTGGAGACCGGCGTGCCCTACAAGATCCACCTGTCGAGCAAGGACGTGAACCACGGGTTCTCGATCCACCGCGCCGGCCACCCGGCCCAGAAGGCCAACTTCCAGGTGGTCCCCGGCTACCAGTACGTCCTGGAGATGACCTTCAAGGAGCCCGGGACGTACAACATCGTGTGCCAGGAGTATTGCGGCATCGGCCACCAGGCCATGGTCGGCAAGTTCGAAGTTCAGAAAGGTCAGTAA
- a CDS encoding cbb3-type cytochrome c oxidase subunit I — protein sequence MATAVMGGQNPFLARFWQCTVTGLKVDEKAVPVMLANAVAAVVFLLVGGILGLLIGLTRWEAVHLLSPNLYYLALTLHAFSSLIFWIIFMEMAILYFACTAVLNARLVNHKAAWLQFGLMTLGSAIGAVAVVIQGDKYDQPLLTSYHPLVIHPMFLVGVIIFAVGAFVGLGVFFATVWRATQEKTYRGSLPLVTFGAAVAAIIAAESLLAGAIAYIWQLLYAVGIVKNLDAEMYRVVWWLLGHGSQQINLAAMVTCWYLLIHLTTGAQSASEKVSRVAFVLYALFINLGSAHHILSDPGVTNAWRIWNASYAMYGAAMASMIHAFAIPAAAELALRRQGGTGLLGYWKKAPWGDPCFVAVALGVPLFGFMGGISGITIGTEQINMMMHNTIAITGHFHATVVAGTTLTFMGVTYGVIQLIANRELLSRKLACWSLWIFGAGMALFSMAQMWMGYFFGTPRRHPDVSSLPLVRAVSMEQLMAAGAVIAFVGGGMFILMAVGSLLWGKAREKGATFVLNATNGGQQMELAAGTPFDAPPPAADHGAHDLRGTMTLCLIFIATLAVVYATHWINLAELWKIG from the coding sequence ATGGCGACCGCCGTCATGGGGGGCCAGAACCCCTTCCTCGCCCGCTTCTGGCAGTGCACCGTCACCGGTTTGAAGGTCGACGAGAAGGCCGTGCCGGTGATGCTGGCCAACGCCGTCGCCGCGGTGGTGTTCCTCCTGGTCGGCGGCATTCTCGGCCTCTTGATCGGACTCACCCGCTGGGAAGCGGTCCACCTCCTGTCCCCCAATCTCTATTACCTGGCGCTCACGCTGCACGCCTTTTCTAGCCTGATCTTCTGGATCATCTTCATGGAGATGGCGATCCTGTACTTCGCGTGCACCGCCGTCCTCAACGCCCGATTGGTCAACCACAAGGCCGCCTGGCTGCAGTTCGGCCTCATGACGCTCGGATCGGCCATCGGCGCGGTCGCCGTCGTCATCCAGGGCGACAAGTACGATCAGCCCCTGCTCACCAGCTACCACCCCCTGGTGATCCACCCCATGTTCCTGGTGGGCGTCATCATCTTCGCGGTGGGCGCCTTCGTGGGCCTGGGCGTGTTCTTCGCCACGGTCTGGCGGGCCACTCAGGAGAAGACCTACCGGGGTTCGCTGCCGCTCGTGACCTTCGGCGCGGCCGTCGCGGCCATCATCGCCGCCGAATCCCTGCTGGCCGGCGCCATCGCCTACATCTGGCAGTTGCTGTACGCCGTCGGCATCGTCAAGAACCTGGACGCCGAGATGTACCGCGTCGTCTGGTGGTTGCTCGGACACGGCAGCCAGCAGATCAACCTCGCGGCCATGGTCACGTGCTGGTATCTCCTGATCCACCTGACCACCGGCGCGCAATCCGCCAGCGAGAAGGTGAGCCGGGTCGCCTTCGTGCTCTACGCCCTGTTCATCAATCTGGGCTCGGCGCACCACATCCTGTCCGATCCCGGCGTGACCAACGCCTGGCGCATCTGGAACGCGTCCTACGCGATGTACGGCGCGGCCATGGCCAGCATGATCCACGCCTTCGCCATCCCCGCGGCGGCCGAACTGGCATTGCGCCGCCAGGGCGGCACCGGCCTGCTCGGCTACTGGAAGAAGGCGCCGTGGGGCGATCCATGCTTCGTGGCCGTGGCCCTGGGCGTTCCCCTGTTCGGCTTCATGGGCGGCATCAGCGGCATCACCATCGGCACCGAGCAGATCAACATGATGATGCACAACACCATCGCCATCACCGGCCATTTCCACGCCACGGTCGTCGCCGGTACCACCTTGACGTTCATGGGCGTCACCTACGGCGTCATCCAGTTGATCGCCAATCGAGAACTGCTCAGCCGCAAGCTGGCCTGCTGGTCCCTGTGGATCTTCGGGGCCGGCATGGCGCTGTTCTCGATGGCCCAGATGTGGATGGGCTACTTCTTCGGTACGCCCCGCCGCCATCCCGACGTCTCGTCCCTGCCTCTGGTCCGCGCCGTCAGCATGGAGCAACTGATGGCCGCGGGCGCGGTCATAGCCTTCGTCGGCGGCGGCATGTTCATCCTCATGGCGGTCGGCTCCCTGCTGTGGGGCAAGGCCCGCGAGAAGGGCGCGACGTTCGTGCTCAATGCGACGAATGGCGGGCAGCAGATGGAACTCGCGGCCGGCACCCCCTTTGACGCCCCGCCGCCCGCCGCCGACCACGGCGCGCACGATCTGCGCGGCACCATGACGCTCTGCCTGATCTTCATCGCCACGCTCGCCGTCGTCTACGCCACGCACTGGATCAACCTGGCAGAACTCTGGAAGATCGGCTAG